A window from uncultured Fretibacterium sp. encodes these proteins:
- a CDS encoding iron ABC transporter permease produces the protein MDISAHRSERGRRRWVLGAVLLGLLASTAVWRLALGEWDIPLSRVAALLLPGLPEAERTLPEALIVRTVRLPRLLAAVGTGGLLAVSGAVLQGLLSNPLAEPYTLGIAAGAAFGGACGLIFNSTLVTPMAFAGAVAALWLVGLIAWRSGGGGAHLVLAGVIANAVLSAGVTFLKAVADDRLGAIVLWLMGSFSGAGPEGAAAVWAAAALVLLPAWACGPMLDAVSLGEGRGAMLGVDEAKLRRLLLCAASLGTAAAVSRFGIVGFVGLVVPHLVRLTVGPAHRPLSLLCFLAGGTLLAAADGFAQRMGELPVGVLTALIGGPFFCWLLMRRGAR, from the coding sequence ATGGATATCTCCGCACACCGGTCGGAACGGGGACGTCGGCGATGGGTCCTCGGGGCGGTGCTGCTGGGGCTTCTGGCGTCCACGGCAGTCTGGCGGCTCGCGCTGGGGGAGTGGGACATCCCGCTCTCCCGCGTGGCCGCCCTGCTGCTGCCCGGACTGCCCGAGGCGGAGCGCACCCTGCCCGAGGCGCTGATCGTCCGGACGGTCCGGCTGCCCCGCCTCCTCGCCGCCGTCGGGACGGGCGGCCTGCTGGCGGTCTCCGGGGCGGTGCTCCAGGGGCTTCTCTCGAACCCGCTGGCCGAGCCCTACACCCTGGGCATCGCCGCGGGGGCGGCCTTCGGCGGAGCCTGCGGCCTCATCTTCAACTCCACCCTGGTGACGCCCATGGCCTTCGCGGGCGCCGTCGCCGCGCTCTGGCTCGTCGGGCTCATCGCCTGGCGGAGCGGAGGGGGCGGGGCTCATCTGGTCCTGGCGGGGGTGATCGCCAACGCGGTCCTCTCCGCCGGGGTGACGTTCCTCAAGGCCGTCGCGGACGACCGGCTGGGGGCCATCGTCCTGTGGCTGATGGGCAGCTTCTCCGGTGCCGGGCCCGAGGGGGCCGCCGCCGTGTGGGCGGCCGCGGCCCTCGTTCTGCTCCCCGCCTGGGCCTGCGGCCCCATGCTCGACGCGGTGTCGCTGGGCGAGGGGCGGGGCGCGATGCTGGGCGTCGACGAGGCGAAGCTGCGACGCCTCCTGCTCTGCGCCGCGTCCCTGGGGACCGCCGCGGCGGTGAGCCGGTTCGGCATCGTGGGGTTCGTGGGGCTCGTCGTCCCGCACCTCGTCCGCCTGACGGTCGGCCCCGCCCATCGGCCTCTGTCGCTGCTCTGCTTCCTGGCGGGGGGGACCCTGCTGGCCGCTGCGGACGGGTTCGCCCAGCGGATGGGCGAGCTGCCGGTCGGCGTGCTCACCGCGCTGATCGGAGGGCCCTTCTTCTGCTGGCTCCTGATGCGGCGCGGGGCACGGTGA
- a CDS encoding sirohydrochlorin cobaltochelatase, which produces MMMKSLFAFMAFTVLFTASAAFAGPHGQENPDRTGILIASFGTSMPEARKAIDNLVDSAKKSFPDAEVRLAFTSNIIRRKIAREQNIEVPTPVEALARMNDEGFTHVYVMPTHIIPGEEYDEMRNVVDAFASLKGKYGFKRIELGTPYLHSVPDCDLMARILMDRFAPYLKQKGTAIVLMGHGTPHHIANAMYSQLQLSLDRAAHGKFFLGTVEAAPTIEDVIRELKRNPSIKKLVISPLMIVAGDHANNDLAGEDDDESWLNLLKKAGYKNIEPYLVGLGEDPQMAKVFVDRIREMMR; this is translated from the coding sequence ATGATGATGAAATCCCTGTTTGCCTTTATGGCGTTCACGGTTCTTTTTACTGCCTCCGCGGCGTTCGCCGGCCCTCATGGCCAGGAGAACCCCGACCGGACGGGTATCCTGATCGCCTCGTTCGGGACCTCCATGCCCGAGGCGCGGAAGGCCATCGACAACCTCGTCGACAGCGCCAAAAAGTCCTTCCCCGACGCGGAGGTGCGCCTGGCCTTCACGTCCAACATCATCCGCAGGAAGATCGCCCGCGAGCAGAACATCGAGGTCCCGACGCCGGTCGAGGCTTTGGCGAGAATGAACGACGAGGGCTTCACCCACGTCTACGTCATGCCCACCCACATCATCCCGGGCGAGGAGTACGACGAGATGCGGAACGTCGTCGATGCCTTCGCCTCGCTCAAGGGCAAGTACGGGTTCAAGAGGATCGAGCTGGGGACCCCCTACCTCCACAGCGTGCCTGACTGCGACCTCATGGCCAGGATCCTCATGGACCGCTTCGCGCCCTACCTGAAGCAGAAGGGAACGGCGATCGTCCTGATGGGCCACGGCACGCCGCACCACATCGCCAATGCCATGTACAGCCAGCTCCAGCTCTCCCTGGACCGCGCCGCCCACGGAAAATTCTTCCTGGGGACGGTCGAGGCGGCCCCGACGATCGAGGACGTCATCCGGGAGCTCAAGCGGAACCCCTCGATCAAGAAACTCGTGATTTCCCCGCTCATGATCGTCGCGGGCGACCACGCCAATAACGACCTTGCCGGGGAGGACGACGACGAGTCGTGGCTGAACCTGCTCAAGAAGGCGGGCTACAAGAATATCGAGCCCTACCTGGTGGGGCTGGGCGAGGACCCGCAGATGGCGAAGGTGTTCGTGGACCGCATCCGCGAGATGATGCGGTAG